The nucleotide window CTGCGACGACTCCGGCGCACTCCTGATCTTCGACGAGGTGATGACCGGCTTTCGAGTCGGCGGACTCCAGTGTGCACAGGGGAAACTCGGTGTGACGCCCGATCTCACGACCTTCGCCAAGATCATCGGCGGCGGCTTCCCGGCCGGTGCGGTCGGCGGCCCAGCGGAGATCGTCGAATCGTTCACGCCCGCCGGCGACGTCTTCCAGTCGGGCACCTTCTCCGGCCATCCGGTTGCGATGGCTGCCGGCCTCGAAACACTGCGCTACGCCGCCGAAAACGACGTTTACGATCACGTGAACCGTCTGGGCGAGCAGCTCAGAACGGGCATCGCCGACATCGTCGCCGACCGCGCACCGGGCTACACGATACTGGGCACCGACAGCATGTTCAAGCTCGTGTTCACGCGCGCCGGTGCGACCGACGTCGACGAGGCCTGCGTCCCGGGCTATCGCCAGTCACCCGACAGCGAGTGCTTCGACCACTGTCCGAAAACCGGGGCCGACGTCGAGAGCGCCGAGACCGATCGCTGGGACAGGCTGTTCCGTCCCGCGATGAAAGAGGAAGGGATCTTCCTCACCGCCAACCAGCTCGAATCACAGTTCGTCAGCGACGCCCACACCGACGAGGACGTCGAGCAAACCCTCGAAGCTTACAAGGAGTTCTTCGAATAGCTCAGTCGTCGGCCGGGGCCGATTCGGCGAGTGATTCGGGCGCGACGGGAGCGTAGCGGACGATCTCGTCGAAATGCTCGATGGCGAACCGGTCCCCGTCCGCGATGCCACGCGCGTCGGACTCTCGGAGTCGCGTCTCGACGAACCGCTCAGCGACCAGCGCTTTCCGGGCGTCGCCGCGGTCGAGTTCCGCTTGGGCCTCCGCGAGCAACAGCGCCGCGGTATAGACATCGAAGACGTACTCGGCCAGCTCCTTCGCCTGCAGCTGTGCCTCCTCCACGTCCGCCCCCGCGAGGTGGACGAGCGCCTCCTGGAGACGCGTGAACTCGTCGTCCACCGTCTCGACGCACTCGGCCAGCGCGGGATGCTCGACCGCGTCGATGTGTTCCCGAATCGCCGGCAGCAGCGCCTCGTGGGCGTCCTCGCGATCGAGCGCGCGGAGCAAGTCCAGGCTGAGCACGTTCGATGTGCCCTCCCAGATCGGAAGGACCTGCGCGTCGCGGAGCAGCCGTGGTGTGACGTGCTCC belongs to Halococcus qingdaonensis and includes:
- the hemL gene encoding glutamate-1-semialdehyde 2,1-aminomutase, producing the protein MNHEASRDLYDRALSVLPGGVNSSVRATQPYPAFIERGDGGHVVDADGNRYIDYVMGYGPLLLGHDLPESVQAAIQSSMSEGPMYGAPTEIEVELAEFVARHVPSVEMLRFVNSGTEATVSAVRLARGYTGREKIVVMQGGYHGAQESTLVAGDAENARSSSPGVPQTFAEHTIPVPFNDSEAIEDVFETHGEEIAAVLTEPLLGNTAGVPPVEGYHELLRELCDDSGALLIFDEVMTGFRVGGLQCAQGKLGVTPDLTTFAKIIGGGFPAGAVGGPAEIVESFTPAGDVFQSGTFSGHPVAMAAGLETLRYAAENDVYDHVNRLGEQLRTGIADIVADRAPGYTILGTDSMFKLVFTRAGATDVDEACVPGYRQSPDSECFDHCPKTGADVESAETDRWDRLFRPAMKEEGIFLTANQLESQFVSDAHTDEDVEQTLEAYKEFFE